Proteins co-encoded in one Rattus rattus isolate New Zealand chromosome 5, Rrattus_CSIRO_v1, whole genome shotgun sequence genomic window:
- the C5H11orf96 gene encoding uncharacterized protein C11orf96 homolog: MAFAVIRACSRVGRGGLYKRLGGLPRGTRRQRQRRQGASLSTTEQRSLAPRPPTGPPARYPSPAVPARASEARRHPAADLDPLPGEPQAVASRGTPEPRPPPESPGAQPPPGPAAADGAMAAAKPGELMGISSSYQAVMPHFVCLADEFPQPVRPAKLPKGKGRLRRPRQSRFKTQPVTFDEIQEVEEEGVSPMEEEKAKKSFLQSLECLRRSTQSLSLQREPLGSCKLRNSLDSSDSDSAL; the protein is encoded by the coding sequence ATGGCATTCGCTGTCATCCGAGCTTGCAGCCGTGTGGGCAGAGGCGGGCTATATAAGCGGCTGGGCGGGCTGCCGCGGGGCACACGGCGACAGAGACAGCGGCGGCAGGGAGCCTCTCTGAGCACCACCGAGCAGCGCAGCTTAGCCCCGCGTCCCCCGACGGGCCCGCCCGCCCGCTATCCCTCTCCAGCAGTGCCGGCTCGGGCCAGCGAGGCCCGCCGCCACCCCGCAGCAGATTTGGATCCCCTGCCCGGAGAGCCCCAGGCTGTCGCCTCCCGGGGGACCCCGGAGCCGCGGCCGCCCCCGGAGAGCCCGGGCGCCCAGCCGCCCCCCGGCCCCGCAGCCGCCGACGGCGCCATGGCGGCCGCCAAGCCCGGCGAGCTCATGGGCATCTCTTCTAGCTACCAAGCGGTGATGCCACACTTCGTGTGCCTGGCCGATGAGTTCCCGCAGCCGGTGCGGCCCGCCAAGCTGCCCAAGGGCAAGGGCCGGCTGCGGCGACCGCGCCAGTCCCGCTTCAAGACGCAGCCGGTGACCTTCGACGAGAtccaggaggtggaggaggagggggtgtccccgatggaggaggaaaaggccAAGAAGTCGTTCCTGCAGAGCTTGGAGTGCCTGCGCCGCAGCACGCAGAGCCTGTCGCTGCAGAGGGAGCCGCTCGGTAGCTGCAAACTGAGGAACAGCCTGGACTCCAGCGACTCCGACTCGGCCCTGTGA